Proteins from a single region of Allocatelliglobosispora scoriae:
- a CDS encoding extracellular solute-binding protein: MTAHLSRRSLLGVAGASAGTLLLGACSDDKTADPNGAQTINWWHIQNTDPMLPVWAAIAKEYETAHSNVKVAIQPLENEAFKAKLTTATQAGSPPDLFQSWGGGVLQQQVDAGLVKDITADVQPWIGSLLPAALQPFTIDNKIYGVPFDVGMVGFWYNKELFTKAGITAPPTTWAELLTVVGKIKAAGIIPIALAGKEKWPGHFYWAYLSMRIGGLGALQQAAKDHNFDTPDFVAAGTRFKELIDLAPFQKGFLGAEYGSPDGQAATMGNGGAAMELMGQWAPSVQASSSTSKKGLGDKLGFFPFPAVEGGKGTVAEAFGGGNGFVVGKNAPAATLDFLKTLLTAANQRKSAATGAVLPTVKDAADAIADANSKVVAASLAAATGFQLYLDQAYPPAVGQQVNDSVAELVAGSKKPEQIVVDITKTAKSQ; this comes from the coding sequence ATGACCGCGCATCTCTCCCGCAGATCTCTGCTGGGTGTCGCCGGTGCCAGCGCAGGCACGCTCCTGCTGGGCGCCTGCAGCGACGACAAGACCGCCGACCCGAATGGTGCACAGACCATCAACTGGTGGCACATCCAGAACACCGACCCGATGCTGCCCGTGTGGGCGGCAATCGCGAAGGAGTACGAGACCGCCCACTCGAACGTCAAGGTCGCGATCCAGCCGCTGGAGAACGAGGCGTTCAAGGCGAAGCTCACCACCGCCACGCAGGCCGGCTCTCCGCCCGACCTGTTCCAGTCCTGGGGCGGCGGCGTGCTCCAGCAGCAGGTCGACGCCGGCCTGGTCAAGGACATCACCGCTGACGTCCAGCCGTGGATCGGATCGCTGCTGCCCGCCGCGCTGCAGCCGTTCACGATCGACAACAAGATCTACGGCGTTCCGTTCGATGTCGGCATGGTCGGCTTCTGGTACAACAAGGAGCTCTTCACCAAGGCCGGCATCACCGCCCCGCCGACGACCTGGGCCGAGCTGCTGACGGTGGTCGGCAAGATCAAGGCGGCCGGCATCATCCCGATCGCCCTGGCGGGCAAGGAGAAGTGGCCGGGACACTTCTACTGGGCCTACCTCTCGATGCGCATCGGCGGCTTGGGAGCGCTCCAGCAGGCGGCGAAGGACCACAACTTCGACACCCCCGACTTCGTCGCGGCCGGGACCCGTTTCAAGGAGCTCATCGACCTCGCCCCGTTCCAGAAGGGCTTCCTCGGCGCCGAATACGGCTCACCGGACGGCCAGGCGGCCACGATGGGCAACGGCGGAGCGGCGATGGAGCTGATGGGCCAGTGGGCCCCGTCGGTGCAGGCATCCTCCTCCACCAGCAAGAAGGGGCTCGGCGACAAGCTCGGCTTCTTCCCCTTCCCGGCCGTCGAGGGCGGCAAGGGCACGGTGGCTGAGGCGTTCGGCGGCGGCAACGGCTTCGTCGTCGGCAAGAACGCCCCCGCGGCGACCCTGGACTTCCTGAAGACCCTTCTGACCGCTGCCAACCAGCGCAAGTCCGCCGCGACCGGCGCCGTGCTGCCGACCGTCAAGGACGCGGCCGACGCCATCGCCGACGCCAACAGCAAGGTGGTGGCCGCGAGCCTCGCCGCCGCGACCGGGTTCCAGCTCTACCTGGACCAGGCTTACCCGCCGGCCGTCGGCCAGCAGGTCAACGACAGCGTGGCCGAGCTCGTCGCCGGCTCCAAGAAGCCGGAGCAGATCGTCGTCGACATCACCAAGACGGCTAAGAGCCAGTAA
- a CDS encoding alpha/beta hydrolase, which produces MTPHANPEAAMDNAIDHSPLHHDGATDVGVVVCHGFTGSPHSMRPWAAHLVDQGWSVRMPLLPGHGTHWRDANRTTWQEWYSEVDRAYADLSARCDAVYAVGLSMGGTLALRLAQQHPELAGLVLVNPAVTMLRWDAKLLPVLAKVIPSVPAIGDDIKKPGMTEGAYDRTPVRAAASLRRFQAVVRADLPRIAQPLLLFRSADDHVVEPVNSAIVLRDTASTDATEVVLADSFHVATLDHDAQRIFDGSVDFIRRLSDRPR; this is translated from the coding sequence ATGACGCCACACGCCAACCCGGAGGCTGCCATGGACAACGCCATCGATCACTCTCCCCTGCACCACGACGGCGCCACCGACGTGGGCGTCGTGGTGTGCCACGGCTTCACCGGGTCGCCACACAGCATGCGACCGTGGGCCGCGCACCTCGTCGATCAGGGCTGGTCGGTGCGGATGCCGCTGCTGCCGGGCCACGGCACGCACTGGCGCGACGCCAACCGCACGACGTGGCAGGAGTGGTATTCGGAGGTCGACCGCGCCTACGCCGACCTGAGCGCGCGCTGCGACGCGGTCTACGCCGTCGGCCTGTCGATGGGCGGGACGCTCGCGCTACGCCTGGCCCAGCAGCATCCCGAGCTGGCCGGGCTGGTCCTCGTCAACCCGGCCGTGACGATGCTGCGCTGGGACGCGAAGCTGCTGCCCGTGCTCGCCAAGGTCATCCCGTCGGTGCCCGCGATCGGCGATGACATCAAGAAGCCCGGCATGACCGAGGGCGCCTACGACCGGACCCCGGTGCGGGCCGCCGCGTCGCTGCGCCGCTTCCAGGCGGTGGTCCGCGCCGACCTGCCCCGCATCGCCCAGCCGCTGCTGCTCTTCCGCTCCGCCGACGACCACGTCGTGGAGCCGGTCAACAGCGCGATCGTGCTGCGCGACACCGCCTCGACCGATGCGACCGAGGTCGTGCTCGCCGACAGCTTCCACGTCGCGACGCTCGACCACGACGCCCAGCGGATCTTCGACGGCAGCGTCGATTTCATCCGACGCCTCAGCGACCGGCCACGATGA
- a CDS encoding endo-1,4-beta-xylanase, which yields MKVSRLIITGTVALAVAGALNAMPAAADNVRPAEQSLRGLAQRHGLQIGTAVDMAALADTADPQYRATVASQFSTVTAENVMKWEVLEPTRGTYNWAPADELIAFAQRNRQSVRGHVLVWHNQLPGWLTAGVADGSISDTELRVILRDHITAVVKHFKGKIWQWDVVNEAVSDPWDSPPAIHYKGFWAQHLGDGYIADAFRWARAADAKALLFYNDYNIEVFGSGNAADDKTQFVYEMVKRLRETGVPIDGVGSQGHLGTQYGNYDTFQVSDALRRFTDLGLATAFTEVDVRSQMTAGVQAGDSNEINPRLQASAGNFGILLQACLSNRHCLSFTVWGFTDRHSWVPTWFTNPPEGLATLYDEAYQPKRALGIVKAELAFSGAPYVLPRIPQKPRR from the coding sequence ATGAAAGTCTCACGGTTGATCATCACCGGGACCGTGGCCCTCGCGGTCGCCGGTGCGCTGAACGCCATGCCCGCCGCCGCGGACAACGTCCGCCCCGCCGAGCAGAGCCTGCGCGGGCTGGCCCAGCGCCACGGGCTCCAGATCGGCACCGCGGTCGACATGGCCGCGCTCGCCGACACCGCCGACCCGCAGTACCGCGCCACGGTCGCGTCCCAGTTCTCCACGGTCACGGCCGAGAACGTGATGAAGTGGGAGGTGCTCGAACCGACCCGGGGCACCTACAACTGGGCCCCGGCCGACGAGCTGATCGCCTTCGCCCAGCGCAACCGGCAGTCCGTCCGCGGCCACGTGCTGGTGTGGCACAACCAGCTCCCCGGCTGGCTCACCGCGGGCGTCGCGGACGGCTCCATCAGCGACACCGAACTGCGCGTCATCCTGCGCGACCACATCACCGCCGTGGTGAAGCACTTCAAGGGCAAGATCTGGCAGTGGGACGTCGTCAACGAGGCGGTCAGCGACCCGTGGGACTCGCCGCCCGCGATCCACTACAAGGGGTTCTGGGCGCAGCACCTGGGTGACGGCTACATCGCCGACGCCTTCCGCTGGGCCCGGGCCGCCGACGCGAAGGCGCTGCTCTTCTACAACGACTACAACATCGAGGTCTTCGGCTCCGGCAACGCGGCCGACGACAAGACGCAGTTCGTCTACGAGATGGTGAAGCGGTTGCGCGAGACCGGCGTCCCGATCGACGGCGTCGGCAGCCAGGGCCACCTCGGCACGCAGTACGGCAACTACGACACGTTCCAGGTCTCCGACGCGCTGCGGCGCTTCACCGATCTGGGACTGGCGACCGCGTTCACCGAGGTCGACGTGCGCAGCCAGATGACGGCCGGGGTGCAGGCGGGCGACTCCAACGAGATCAACCCGCGACTGCAGGCCTCGGCGGGCAACTTCGGCATCCTGCTGCAGGCGTGCCTCTCCAACCGGCACTGCCTCTCCTTCACGGTCTGGGGCTTCACCGACCGTCACTCGTGGGTGCCGACCTGGTTCACCAACCCGCCGGAGGGGCTCGCCACGCTCTACGACGAGGCCTACCAGCCCAAACGGGCGCTCGGCATCGTGAAGGCCGAGCTGGCCTTCTCCGGGGCGCCCTACGTCCTGCCGCGCATCCCGCAGAAGCCGCGGCGGTAA
- a CDS encoding RNA polymerase sigma factor: MDGVSEAVAQVYTAEWSRIVASLIRFTGDWDLAEECAQDAFAQALTSWPTDGIPQRPGAWVTTTARNRALDRLRRAGVEAAKLRGLALVADRAPEQPPPGGDIPDERLELIFTCCHPALAVPEQVALTLRYLCGLRTAEIARALLLPEKTLAQRLTRAKSRIRGAGIPFRVPPGHALVERTPAVLAVLYLIFNEGYATTRGPDPVRPDLGAEAIRLARLTAGLMPDEPEALGLLALMLLHDARREARFDPAGDLVTLPDQDRSRFDAEQIAEGLTLLDRALRRRRPGPYQVQAAIAACHASASDADSTDWPQIALLYEQLTRIAGTPVVELNRAVAVSMADGPEAGLALVEALVATGTLSGYHLLAATRADLLRRLGRMQEALACYAEALDLATAEADRRFLVRRMAEVAG; the protein is encoded by the coding sequence CTGGACGGGGTGAGCGAGGCGGTCGCGCAGGTCTACACGGCCGAGTGGAGTCGGATCGTGGCGAGCCTGATCCGGTTCACCGGCGACTGGGACCTCGCCGAGGAGTGCGCGCAGGACGCCTTCGCCCAGGCCTTGACCAGCTGGCCGACCGACGGCATCCCGCAACGCCCCGGCGCCTGGGTGACCACGACCGCCCGCAACCGGGCGCTGGACCGGCTGCGCCGGGCCGGGGTGGAGGCGGCGAAGCTGCGCGGGCTCGCCCTGGTGGCGGACCGGGCGCCGGAGCAGCCGCCACCGGGCGGCGACATCCCCGACGAACGGCTCGAACTCATCTTCACCTGCTGCCACCCGGCGCTCGCCGTCCCCGAGCAGGTGGCGCTGACCCTGCGCTACCTCTGCGGCCTGCGCACGGCCGAGATCGCCCGGGCGCTGCTGCTGCCGGAGAAGACGCTGGCCCAGCGGCTGACCCGGGCCAAGAGCCGCATCCGCGGCGCGGGCATCCCGTTCCGGGTGCCGCCGGGCCACGCGCTGGTCGAGCGGACACCGGCGGTCCTGGCCGTCCTCTACCTGATCTTCAACGAGGGGTACGCCACCACGCGCGGCCCCGATCCCGTCCGGCCGGACCTCGGTGCGGAGGCGATCCGGCTGGCCCGGTTGACCGCAGGCCTCATGCCCGACGAGCCCGAGGCGCTGGGCCTGCTGGCGCTGATGCTGCTGCACGACGCCCGCCGGGAGGCGCGGTTCGACCCGGCCGGTGACCTGGTGACCCTGCCCGACCAGGACCGCAGCCGCTTTGACGCGGAGCAGATCGCCGAGGGCCTGACCCTGCTGGACCGGGCGCTGCGCCGTCGCCGGCCGGGCCCCTATCAGGTGCAGGCCGCGATCGCCGCCTGCCATGCGAGCGCCTCCGACGCCGACTCGACCGACTGGCCGCAGATCGCCCTGCTCTATGAGCAGCTCACCAGGATCGCCGGCACCCCGGTCGTGGAGCTCAACCGGGCGGTCGCCGTCTCCATGGCCGATGGCCCCGAGGCGGGATTGGCGCTGGTGGAGGCTCTGGTGGCGACCGGCACCCTGTCGGGCTACCACCTGCTGGCGGCGACGCGGGCCGACCTGCTGCGCCGACTCGGCCGCATGCAGGAGGCGCTGGCCTGCTACGCGGAGGCCCTGGACCTGGCGACGGCGGAGGCCGACCGCCGCTTCCTGGTCCGCCGCATGGCCGAGGTGGCAGGATGA
- a CDS encoding lanthionine synthetase LanC family protein: MAAGDDYRALGERAWAWVLDQVGDDDGPWLPGSVTDGPPPGPADDRDSLYAGIAGLAPVLAEIAQHRELTDAERALSAAIVTRLAAAAATRAEPSLYDGLAGDATALKLLVGDSQPVALRRLAQLATPMGWKTTFDLLPGSDAPLTDVVLGSAGIVMAAVWAGGEHAEPIAITGGEALLRIAEPTGAGLNWGMIPGKPSKSPNFSHGTAGVAAALAVAGTAFGRPDFVEAARQGALELLDVGSLDGGGFIIPHTIPPSTREVEPLTYTWCHGPTGTSYAFAALSHAGVDEVGGLTTAELRQRCLHSLLTSGIPQRLRPGFWDNDGRCCGTAGVGDALLDAVQDDPGSEHAAELLAGARTMADALVERAVVDGDGARWRFIEYRQDEPLLPPGTSWMQGAAGIAAYLFRLGRVLEQGLGAKVVDRPDQWWGVPAALRTVHN; this comes from the coding sequence ATGGCTGCGGGCGATGACTATCGGGCACTGGGCGAGCGGGCCTGGGCATGGGTGCTGGACCAGGTCGGCGACGACGACGGCCCCTGGCTGCCCGGGAGCGTGACCGACGGGCCGCCGCCCGGCCCGGCCGACGATCGCGACTCGCTCTATGCCGGGATCGCCGGCCTCGCCCCGGTGCTCGCCGAGATCGCCCAGCACCGCGAGCTCACCGATGCCGAGCGAGCCCTGTCGGCCGCGATCGTGACGAGGCTCGCCGCCGCCGCGGCCACCCGGGCGGAGCCGTCGCTCTATGACGGCCTCGCCGGTGACGCCACGGCACTGAAGCTGCTCGTCGGGGACTCCCAACCGGTCGCCCTGCGGCGACTGGCGCAGCTGGCCACCCCGATGGGGTGGAAGACGACCTTCGACCTCCTGCCGGGCTCCGACGCACCGCTGACCGACGTGGTCCTCGGCAGCGCCGGCATCGTGATGGCGGCGGTCTGGGCCGGTGGCGAGCACGCCGAGCCGATCGCGATCACCGGCGGCGAGGCGCTGCTGCGGATCGCCGAACCGACCGGGGCCGGCCTGAACTGGGGGATGATCCCCGGCAAGCCGTCCAAGTCGCCGAACTTCTCCCACGGCACCGCGGGTGTCGCCGCGGCCCTCGCCGTCGCCGGGACGGCGTTCGGCCGCCCCGATTTCGTCGAGGCCGCACGTCAGGGTGCGCTGGAGCTGCTCGATGTCGGCTCGCTCGACGGCGGCGGGTTCATCATCCCGCACACGATCCCGCCGTCCACGCGGGAAGTGGAGCCGCTCACCTACACCTGGTGCCACGGGCCGACCGGCACCTCCTATGCCTTCGCGGCGCTGTCGCATGCCGGAGTGGACGAGGTAGGCGGCCTGACCACTGCCGAGCTGCGGCAGCGGTGCCTGCACTCGCTGCTCACCTCGGGCATTCCGCAGCGGCTCCGCCCCGGATTCTGGGACAACGACGGGCGCTGCTGCGGGACGGCGGGGGTCGGCGACGCGCTGCTCGACGCGGTGCAGGACGACCCCGGGTCGGAGCATGCCGCGGAGCTGCTCGCGGGGGCGCGGACCATGGCGGACGCGCTGGTCGAGCGGGCTGTCGTCGACGGCGACGGTGCGCGCTGGCGGTTCATCGAGTACCGGCAGGACGAGCCGCTGCTGCCGCCGGGGACCTCGTGGATGCAGGGGGCGGCGGGGATCGCGGCCTATCTGTTCCGGCTAGGCAGGGTGCTGGAGCAGGGATTGGGCGCGAAGGTCGTCGATCGCCCCGACCAGTGGTGGGGCGTCCCCGCCGCGCTGCGCACCGTCCACAATTGA
- a CDS encoding class I SAM-dependent methyltransferase has product MTSPRERSLVFGEVAEAYDEVRLGYPVEIAELITAYAGRVPERVAEAGAGTGKGSATLRTLGVPMTCIEPDPAMAAVLARRFTGDELVSVVVSRFEEWAPPAGGVGLVASATAWHWVDRERRTRLAYDALAPGGVLAVFAHQHGFADDEVAEALNAVYLRHAPAIAERPGSHVHPPAAFHSEELRGSPLFGDVAQELLVTVVPFPTARYLALLSTFSPHRLLPEEQRATLHAALAAVIDERGGVLEQMVTTELWLARRDS; this is encoded by the coding sequence ATGACCTCGCCACGGGAGCGGAGCCTCGTCTTCGGCGAGGTCGCCGAGGCCTATGACGAGGTTCGGCTGGGCTACCCGGTGGAGATCGCCGAGCTGATCACCGCCTATGCCGGGCGGGTGCCGGAGCGGGTGGCCGAGGCGGGCGCCGGGACCGGGAAGGGTTCGGCGACGTTGCGCACGCTCGGCGTACCCATGACGTGCATCGAGCCGGACCCGGCGATGGCCGCGGTGTTGGCGCGGCGCTTCACCGGCGATGAGCTGGTCTCGGTCGTGGTGAGCCGGTTCGAGGAGTGGGCGCCGCCGGCTGGCGGGGTGGGGTTGGTCGCGAGCGCCACCGCGTGGCACTGGGTCGACCGCGAGCGCCGGACCCGGCTGGCATACGACGCGCTCGCGCCGGGCGGGGTGCTCGCGGTCTTCGCGCACCAGCACGGATTCGCCGACGACGAGGTCGCCGAGGCGTTGAACGCGGTCTATCTGCGGCACGCACCCGCGATCGCCGAGCGGCCGGGCAGCCACGTGCACCCGCCCGCCGCGTTCCACTCCGAGGAGCTGCGCGGTTCACCGCTCTTCGGCGATGTCGCGCAGGAGCTGCTGGTGACCGTGGTGCCGTTTCCGACGGCGCGCTATCTCGCCCTGCTCTCGACCTTCTCGCCGCACCGGCTGCTGCCGGAGGAGCAGCGGGCCACCCTGCACGCGGCGCTCGCCGCCGTCATCGACGAGCGCGGCGGCGTGCTGGAGCAGATGGTCACGACCGAGCTCTGGCTGGCCCGGCGCGACTCCTAG
- a CDS encoding SigE family RNA polymerase sigma factor encodes MKVDAEKDYGDYVTARAPGLVRFAYLTCGDWHRSEDAVQTALAKLYVAWPRLHNRESIDAYVRRIVVRALIDERRLGWFRRERTTSELPERPVTDSPASTDERFALLAALSQVPPRQRAVLVLRFWEDQSVEQVADLLGCSTGTVKSQCARGLHTLRGLLTDPLSAQALGAA; translated from the coding sequence ATGAAGGTTGACGCGGAAAAGGATTACGGCGACTACGTGACGGCTCGGGCACCCGGGCTGGTCAGGTTCGCCTACCTCACCTGCGGGGACTGGCATCGGTCGGAGGACGCGGTGCAGACCGCGCTCGCCAAGCTCTATGTGGCGTGGCCCAGGTTGCACAACCGCGAGTCGATCGACGCCTACGTGCGGCGCATCGTCGTGCGGGCGCTCATCGACGAGCGCAGGCTGGGCTGGTTCCGCCGCGAGCGGACCACCTCGGAACTGCCCGAACGGCCGGTCACGGACTCGCCCGCGAGCACGGACGAGCGGTTCGCGCTGCTCGCCGCCCTGTCACAGGTGCCACCCCGGCAGCGGGCGGTGCTGGTGCTCCGCTTCTGGGAGGACCAGTCCGTCGAGCAGGTCGCCGACCTGCTGGGGTGCTCGACCGGGACCGTCAAGAGCCAGTGCGCGCGCGGCCTGCACACGCTGCGCGGCCTGCTCACCGATCCCCTATCCGCGCAGGCGCTAGGAGCAGCATGA
- a CDS encoding roadblock/LC7 domain-containing protein has protein sequence MPDNTPVLAELRRLRERLPYIAGIVVASTDGLLVAHEAPGIEPETVAAMSAALLGLSQQLAAGTGSGDFRETVTSASHGYVATFVAGESALLTVLAKPELNVGLLHHEARPAAARIGALLAEPSGARRP, from the coding sequence GTGCCTGACAACACTCCCGTGCTCGCCGAGCTGCGTCGGCTCCGTGAACGGCTGCCCTACATCGCCGGGATCGTCGTCGCCAGCACGGACGGGCTGCTCGTCGCTCATGAGGCGCCCGGGATCGAACCGGAGACCGTGGCGGCGATGTCCGCCGCGCTGCTCGGGCTGAGCCAGCAGCTCGCGGCCGGGACCGGATCGGGCGACTTCCGGGAGACGGTGACCTCCGCCTCCCACGGCTATGTCGCCACCTTCGTCGCCGGTGAGTCCGCGCTGCTCACGGTGCTGGCGAAGCCGGAACTGAACGTCGGGCTGCTGCACCACGAGGCTCGGCCGGCGGCAGCCCGGATCGGTGCGCTGCTCGCCGAACCGAGCGGTGCCCGACGGCCCTGA
- a CDS encoding glycoside hydrolase family 43 protein, protein MSTETADVATAAGTIRNPVLSGFHPDPSILRVGDDYYLATSTFEWYPGVGVHHSRDLVHWRPLGGIITERRLLDLRGCGDSNGVWAPDLSYADGMFHLVYSDVASFASGYWDPQNFLITAPSIDGPWSDPVPLHGHGFDASLFHDDDGTSWLLALNADWRPGRDRFNGIEIQQYDRAERRLVGKARVIFGGTEAGLTEGPHLYKHDGWYYLVTAEGGTSWEHQVTVARSRHLLGPYTADPSGPLLTSVGRPDLRLQKAGHGSLVQTQTGQWYLAHLAARPYTPLGSCVLGRETAIQRVDWPAGGWPSIPGGVPADDVAGPDLPPAPWPAAPATDTFDAPALGPLWSTLRRPATPDWVDLTSRPSHLRIVGGQSPVGRQAPSLVARRVGSTRCSLETVVDFDPTGHRHLAGVTGYYNTGNWYYAYLTRADDGRRLLELLACDSGRLTAYPQLGVDVGESARVGLRVTFDGPVVRFAYRLGDVWTDLPIEFDATILSDEHAAIVIDGEPAAWGFTGAFLGLWVQDLGSDGTHADFDHATYTEL, encoded by the coding sequence ATGTCGACCGAGACCGCAGACGTGGCCACCGCCGCAGGAACCATCCGCAACCCAGTGCTGAGCGGCTTCCACCCTGACCCGTCGATTCTGCGCGTGGGCGACGACTACTACCTCGCCACGTCGACGTTCGAGTGGTACCCCGGTGTGGGCGTCCACCACTCGCGCGATCTCGTTCACTGGCGGCCGCTGGGCGGGATCATCACCGAGCGGCGCCTGCTCGACCTGCGCGGCTGCGGCGACTCCAACGGGGTGTGGGCGCCGGACCTCTCCTACGCCGACGGCATGTTCCACCTGGTCTACAGCGACGTGGCCAGCTTCGCGAGCGGCTACTGGGACCCGCAGAACTTCCTGATCACCGCCCCCTCGATCGACGGACCGTGGTCGGATCCGGTACCGCTGCACGGCCACGGGTTCGACGCGTCGCTCTTCCACGACGACGACGGCACCTCGTGGCTGCTCGCCCTGAACGCCGACTGGCGGCCCGGCCGCGACCGCTTCAACGGGATCGAGATCCAGCAGTACGACCGCGCCGAACGACGCCTCGTCGGCAAGGCCCGGGTCATCTTCGGCGGCACCGAAGCCGGGCTGACCGAGGGACCGCACCTCTACAAGCACGACGGGTGGTATTACCTGGTCACCGCCGAGGGCGGCACGAGCTGGGAGCACCAGGTGACCGTCGCCCGGTCCCGGCACCTGCTCGGCCCCTACACCGCGGACCCGTCCGGACCGCTGCTCACCTCCGTCGGCCGACCCGACCTGCGGCTGCAGAAGGCCGGGCACGGCAGCCTCGTCCAGACGCAGACCGGCCAGTGGTACCTCGCCCACCTGGCGGCCCGGCCCTACACGCCGCTCGGCAGCTGCGTGCTCGGACGCGAGACGGCGATCCAGCGGGTCGACTGGCCGGCCGGCGGCTGGCCGAGCATTCCCGGCGGCGTGCCCGCCGACGATGTCGCCGGGCCGGACCTGCCCCCGGCGCCCTGGCCCGCCGCGCCCGCGACGGACACCTTCGACGCACCGGCGCTCGGTCCACTGTGGTCGACACTGCGCCGCCCGGCGACCCCGGACTGGGTCGACCTCACCAGCCGGCCCTCGCACCTGCGGATCGTCGGCGGCCAGTCACCCGTGGGCCGGCAGGCGCCCAGCCTCGTCGCCCGGCGGGTCGGGTCCACCCGCTGCTCGCTGGAGACGGTCGTCGACTTCGACCCGACCGGGCACCGGCACCTCGCGGGCGTCACCGGCTACTACAACACCGGGAACTGGTACTACGCCTACCTCACCCGGGCCGACGACGGGCGGCGGCTGCTGGAGCTGCTCGCGTGTGACAGCGGGCGGCTCACGGCGTACCCCCAGCTGGGTGTCGACGTGGGTGAGAGCGCGCGGGTCGGGCTCAGGGTGACCTTCGACGGCCCGGTGGTGCGGTTCGCCTACCGGCTCGGCGACGTCTGGACCGACCTGCCGATCGAGTTCGACGCCACGATCCTCTCCGACGAGCACGCCGCGATCGTCATCGACGGCGAGCCCGCCGCCTGGGGATTCACCGGCGCGTTCCTCGGCCTCTGGGTGCAGGACCTCGGCTCGGACGGCACCCACGCCGACTTCGACCACGCGACATACACCGAACTCTGA